The Camelus dromedarius isolate mCamDro1 chromosome 25, mCamDro1.pat, whole genome shotgun sequence genome has a segment encoding these proteins:
- the CLEC2A gene encoding C-type lectin domain family 2 member A — MHWRADCRTAHSSSTSMEEPVQNVYLQSLCPQDEPQLPLVSPGHTPRPAVLFTKFSKYPQAMECPEKWIGAKDKCFYFSEETRNWTASKRFCSSQRSELAQIDTPEDMKFLKMCTGTSMHWIGLSRALGESWRWTNGTTFNAWFEISGNGLFALLNTDGVSSSRGFIDIKWICSKSRFLMKEKKTGK, encoded by the exons ATGCACTGGAGGGCGGACTGCAGAACGGCACATTCCAGCTCCACCAGCATGGAAGAGCCTGTCCAAAATGTCTACCTCCAAAGTCTGTGTCCGCAGGATGAGCCACAGTTGCCCCTCGTCTCTCCAGGACAcactccaagaccagcag tattatttacaaaattTTCCAAATATCCCCAAGCTATGGAATGTCCAGAGAAATGGATTGGTGCAAAAGACAAGTGTTTCTATTTTTCGGAAGAAACCAGAAATTGGACAGCTAGTAAAAGATTTTGCAGTTCACAGAGATCAGAACTTGCTCAGATTGATACACCAGAGGATATG AAATTTTTGAAGATGTGCACAGGAACTTCTATGCACTGGATTGGACTGAGCAGAGCACTGGGAGAATCTTGGAGATGGACAAATGGCACTACATTCAATGCCTG gtttgaaATTAGCGGGAATGGACTGTTTGCTTTGCTGAACACCGATGGAGTTTCTAGTTCCAGGGGATTTATTGATATCAAGTGGATTTGTAGCAAATCCAGatttttaatgaaggaaaaaaaaactggaaaatga